A DNA window from Niabella yanshanensis contains the following coding sequences:
- a CDS encoding PepSY-like domain-containing protein — protein sequence MRTIILLILLVTGSYLNAQEVQSKNVPSIIINALQLKFPKATDVVWELENGLYKAEFEIGRQEFEVWLDHSGKLKRWKQDFDKEKLPGAVQSAIKKSFDGFAPSSVERLQEGRNVFYKMRLTKAKEKHKVLFTEHGKLLSNQVL from the coding sequence TTGAGAACGATTATTTTACTGATATTACTGGTAACAGGCAGCTATTTAAATGCGCAGGAAGTACAGTCTAAAAATGTGCCTTCTATCATCATTAATGCTTTGCAATTAAAATTTCCAAAAGCTACTGATGTTGTATGGGAATTGGAGAACGGTTTGTACAAAGCAGAATTTGAGATCGGCAGGCAGGAGTTTGAGGTTTGGCTGGATCATAGCGGAAAGCTGAAACGCTGGAAGCAGGATTTTGATAAAGAGAAGTTACCTGGTGCGGTACAATCAGCGATTAAAAAATCCTTCGACGGATTTGCACCCTCAAGCGTAGAGCGCCTGCAGGAAGGACGCAATGTTTTCTATAAGATGAGGTTAACAAAGGCGAAGGAAAAGCATAAAGTATTGTTTACGGAGCACGGCAAGTTATTGTCCAACCAAGTGCTTTAA
- a CDS encoding sensor histidine kinase codes for MKLLNHTLLYLSVSLLGVLGLWAVVFYFFMLQEVKETVDDGLTNYKMFIVHRAQGDTSMLSSNLFGDKNYRINEISAEKAIRVLDTYKDTLIYQERLEQHAPVRLLTTAFVANEKYYELKIISAVINKADLIRKLFLALAALYGVMLASILVVNNFVLKKIWKPFHYLLTQLRNFKLGNTPLFKPAHTSVKEFRELNDSLQSLLQRNSDTYLSQKQFNENASHELQTPLAISINKLELLAERGALTDEDAATVGEVIQALESLKRLNKALLLLSKIENQQFAEEQKVRFNDIFQRLAKDFADLLRFRKVQIQLLEEGGFEKQMNYALAEILVVNLLKNAIVHNIPGGTIVITVSNSGFNIENTGDASEPLDEEKMFNRFYKRSAESGSTGLGLAIVKAIAGLYHLSAHYSFGTGKHRFSIQAGDNGTGQERKHS; via the coding sequence ATGAAATTGCTGAACCATACACTATTGTACCTGTCTGTATCTCTATTAGGCGTATTAGGACTTTGGGCAGTTGTTTTTTACTTTTTCATGTTGCAGGAAGTGAAAGAAACGGTAGATGACGGTCTTACCAATTATAAAATGTTTATTGTGCACCGGGCGCAGGGCGATACATCCATGCTGAGTAGCAATTTATTTGGGGATAAAAATTACAGGATCAATGAAATATCAGCAGAAAAAGCCATTCGTGTGTTAGATACTTACAAAGATACCCTTATTTACCAGGAACGACTGGAACAGCATGCGCCGGTACGCTTGTTGACTACGGCATTTGTGGCAAATGAGAAATATTATGAGTTAAAGATCATATCGGCAGTCATTAATAAAGCGGACCTGATCCGGAAGCTTTTTTTGGCTTTGGCAGCTCTATATGGGGTAATGCTGGCGAGTATACTGGTGGTGAACAATTTTGTTTTAAAGAAAATATGGAAGCCATTCCATTATTTACTGACCCAGCTCAGAAATTTTAAACTGGGTAATACACCTCTATTTAAACCAGCCCATACTTCAGTGAAAGAGTTCAGGGAGTTGAATGATTCGCTGCAGTCTCTCCTGCAAAGAAACTCAGATACCTATTTAAGCCAGAAACAGTTTAATGAAAATGCGTCCCACGAGTTACAAACGCCACTGGCTATCAGTATTAACAAACTGGAGTTACTGGCAGAAAGAGGCGCGTTAACAGATGAAGATGCCGCAACGGTAGGAGAAGTGATACAGGCTCTTGAAAGTCTTAAACGCCTGAATAAGGCTTTATTGTTGCTGTCCAAAATAGAAAACCAGCAATTTGCAGAAGAGCAAAAAGTGCGGTTTAACGATATTTTTCAGAGACTGGCAAAGGATTTTGCCGACCTGCTTCGCTTCAGAAAAGTACAGATACAGCTTCTGGAGGAGGGTGGCTTCGAAAAACAGATGAATTACGCCCTGGCGGAAATACTGGTCGTGAATCTCCTAAAAAATGCTATTGTACACAATATCCCCGGAGGTACCATAGTAATTACTGTGTCAAATTCAGGATTTAACATAGAGAATACAGGCGACGCTTCCGAGCCATTGGATGAGGAGAAAATGTTTAACCGGTTTTATAAGCGATCTGCCGAAAGCGGATCCACTGGTTTGGGCCTGGCCATTGTTAAGGCTATTGCGGGTTTATACCACCTTTCTGCACATTATTCCTTTGGTACCGGTAAGCACAGGTTTAGTATACAAGCGGGTGATAATGGTACCGGACAGGAACGCAAGCATTCCTGA